The following proteins are encoded in a genomic region of Rhodoferax aquaticus:
- a CDS encoding STAS/SEC14 domain-containing protein, which translates to MTIHIAYELPTLIVATVTDVLMREELDDAKRQIHDHLQAHGPCRLLVFFAQGFINLQALATWDDIDVDPYLQRNTTRMALVGDMRWRDSALLFFFNSMVPFQMEYFPPEQYELAKAWLID; encoded by the coding sequence ATGACCATCCACATCGCATACGAACTCCCCACATTGATCGTGGCCACCGTGACCGACGTCCTCATGCGCGAGGAACTCGACGACGCCAAACGCCAGATCCACGACCACCTGCAGGCCCACGGTCCCTGCCGCCTGTTGGTTTTCTTTGCACAAGGGTTTATCAACCTCCAAGCGCTGGCGACATGGGACGACATTGACGTAGACCCCTACCTGCAGCGCAACACCACGCGCATGGCCTTGGTGGGTGACATGCGTTGGCGCGACAGTGCTTTGCTGTTTTTTTTCAACAGCATGGTGCCGTTTCAGATGGAGTATTTCCCGCCCGAGCAGTACGAGTTGGCCAAGGCCTGGCTCATCGACTGA
- a CDS encoding NAD(P)/FAD-dependent oxidoreductase: MQRIVIVGGGAGGLVLATQLGKKLGKKGLAEVTLVDAARTHVWKPLLHQLAAGSFDTHAEEIEYLAQARWNHFKFRLGRLVSVDRTAKTLQLEASFDETGREITPAQQLAYDTLIIAVGSQTNDFGTLGAAEHTIKLDSPVAAQNFNNRMINACIRAQTVPRSAGSGRLTVAIVGGGATGVELAAELHASAKVLAHFGFDHIHPEKDLQIVLIEAAPRLLAQLPERLSESALRELRKLAIEVHTNERVVEVTADHLKMASGKVVPASIAVWAAGVKAPEFLKTLGGEAPLETNRLNQLLVNHNLQCAQDPSIFAFGDCAAYQQPDGLWVPPRAQVAYQQAMYLVRALPMLQRGEAVAPFVFKDQGSLVSLSEYSSVGSLMGSLTKGSFFVEGQIAKFMYWALHKQHQMALGGFKKMALITLSELLDRTYRPRIKLH, from the coding sequence ATGCAACGTATTGTGATCGTGGGCGGTGGTGCCGGCGGCTTGGTGCTGGCCACCCAACTTGGCAAAAAATTGGGGAAAAAAGGGCTGGCTGAAGTCACGCTGGTGGACGCAGCCCGCACCCATGTGTGGAAGCCCCTGTTGCACCAACTGGCGGCGGGCAGTTTTGACACCCATGCGGAAGAAATCGAGTACTTGGCGCAGGCGCGCTGGAACCATTTCAAGTTTCGCTTGGGCCGCTTGGTCAGTGTGGACCGCACGGCCAAGACGCTGCAACTGGAAGCTAGTTTCGATGAAACAGGCCGTGAGATCACACCGGCGCAACAGCTGGCCTATGACACCCTGATCATTGCGGTGGGCAGCCAAACCAATGACTTCGGCACCTTGGGCGCGGCCGAGCACACCATCAAGCTCGACAGTCCTGTGGCCGCCCAAAACTTCAACAACCGCATGATCAACGCCTGCATCCGCGCGCAAACCGTGCCGCGCAGCGCGGGCAGCGGCCGTTTGACGGTGGCCATTGTGGGCGGGGGCGCGACCGGCGTGGAGTTGGCGGCCGAGTTGCATGCCTCGGCCAAGGTCTTGGCCCACTTCGGGTTTGACCACATCCACCCCGAAAAAGACCTGCAAATTGTGCTGATTGAAGCCGCGCCGCGCTTGCTGGCCCAGTTGCCCGAGCGCCTGAGCGAGTCCGCGCTGCGCGAGCTGCGCAAACTGGCCATTGAAGTGCACACCAACGAAAGAGTGGTGGAGGTGACCGCCGACCACTTGAAAATGGCCAGCGGCAAAGTGGTGCCGGCCAGCATTGCGGTATGGGCAGCCGGTGTGAAGGCGCCTGAGTTTCTCAAGACGCTGGGCGGTGAGGCACCGCTAGAGACCAACCGCCTGAACCAGCTCTTGGTCAACCACAACCTGCAGTGTGCGCAAGACCCCAGCATTTTTGCCTTTGGCGACTGCGCCGCCTACCAGCAGCCCGATGGCCTGTGGGTACCACCCCGCGCACAGGTGGCCTACCAGCAGGCCATGTATTTGGTGCGCGCTTTGCCCATGCTGCAACGGGGGGAGGCGGTGGCGCCCTTTGTGTTCAAAGACCAGGGGTCCTTGGTGTCTTTGTCCGAATATTCGTCGGTGGGCAGCCTCATGGGCAGCTTGACCAAAGGCAGCTTCTTTGTGGAAGGCCAGATCGCCAAGTTCATGTACTGGGCGCTGCACAAGCAGCACCAGATGGCCTTGGGGGGCTTCAAGAAAATGGCCTTGATCACGCTCTCGGAGTTGCTAGACCGCACCTACCGCCCACGCATCAAGTTGCACTAG
- a CDS encoding SPFH domain-containing protein: MGLMDFIKKQFIDVIQWTEESDGTLAWRFPMSGMEIQNGGTLVVRESQMAVFVNEGKVADVFGPGSYTLTTQTLPVLTYLKNWDKLFESPFKSDVYFFSTRQQIDQKWGTPQPITIRDADFGAVRLRAFGNYSFRIADPKLFHTEISGTRESYLVGDVDGQLRGLVLQNISAAVASSGIAFLDLAANQLSFAQALTRQLAPEFEKVGIKLEGMTVQNVSLPEELQKILDQKIGMGMVGKDMGQFMQYQTAQAIPKFAEGAGQGGGIAGDAMGLGAGVALGQVLAQNLAAGLQGAGAPAAAPQAAGVKPEEVMATLEKLGDLKTKGILTQEEFDAKKAELLKKLV, encoded by the coding sequence ATGGGACTGATGGACTTCATTAAGAAACAGTTTATTGATGTCATTCAATGGACCGAGGAGTCCGATGGCACGCTGGCTTGGCGCTTCCCCATGTCGGGCATGGAAATCCAAAACGGCGGCACCTTGGTGGTGCGTGAATCGCAGATGGCCGTGTTTGTGAATGAGGGCAAAGTGGCCGATGTGTTTGGCCCCGGCAGCTACACGCTCACCACCCAAACCCTGCCCGTGCTGACCTACCTCAAGAACTGGGACAAGCTGTTTGAGTCGCCCTTCAAGAGCGATGTGTACTTCTTCAGCACCCGCCAACAGATTGACCAAAAATGGGGCACGCCCCAGCCCATCACCATCCGTGATGCCGACTTTGGCGCGGTGCGCTTGCGCGCATTTGGCAATTACAGCTTCCGCATTGCGGACCCCAAGCTCTTTCACACCGAGATCTCCGGCACGCGTGAGAGCTACCTCGTCGGTGATGTCGACGGTCAGCTACGTGGCTTGGTTTTGCAAAACATCAGTGCGGCTGTGGCCAGCAGCGGCATTGCCTTCTTGGACCTGGCCGCCAACCAACTGAGCTTTGCCCAAGCGCTGACGCGCCAACTGGCGCCTGAGTTTGAAAAAGTGGGTATCAAGCTCGAAGGCATGACCGTGCAAAACGTGTCCTTGCCCGAAGAGTTGCAAAAAATTCTGGACCAAAAAATTGGCATGGGCATGGTGGGCAAGGACATGGGCCAGTTCATGCAGTACCAAACCGCACAGGCCATCCCGAAGTTTGCTGAAGGCGCGGGCCAAGGCGGCGGCATTGCCGGTGACGCCATGGGCTTGGGCGCGGGCGTGGCGCTGGGCCAAGTGCTGGCGCAAAACCTGGCGGCAGGCTTGCAAGGTGCGGGTGCGCCAGCTGCCGCGCCGCAGGCAGCAGGCGTCAAACCCGAAGAGGTGATGGCCACGCTCGAAAAGCTGGGCGACCTCAAAACCAAGGGCATTCTCACGCAAGAAGAGTTCGACGCCAAGAAGGCAGAGCTTCTGAAGAAACTCGTTTAA
- a CDS encoding DUF1345 domain-containing protein, which translates to MLSRWMHALRARPRLVVCALIGLACGFAMPASWGLLPVTRAILAWNVGALVYLTLALYMMFASTHALMRQRAAQEDEGRLLILMLVVLAAMACIGAIVAELAVAKDLQGASRYAHIGLAALTIATSWAFTQVMFALHYAHEYYAHAARTGHAGDESGAGGLAFPGNEAPDYGDFLYVAAVIGTSGQTADVSFTRRAMRRIGLLHCVLAFFFNTTLLALTINMASGLF; encoded by the coding sequence ATGCTGAGTCGCTGGATGCATGCACTAAGAGCCCGGCCACGCTTGGTGGTGTGTGCGCTCATTGGCCTAGCCTGTGGCTTTGCCATGCCCGCCAGCTGGGGTTTGCTGCCCGTGACGCGGGCCATTCTTGCGTGGAATGTGGGGGCCCTTGTGTACTTAACACTGGCGCTGTACATGATGTTTGCCTCCACCCATGCCTTGATGCGCCAACGCGCGGCGCAAGAAGATGAAGGCCGCTTGCTCATCCTCATGTTGGTGGTGTTGGCCGCGATGGCCTGCATTGGCGCCATCGTGGCAGAGCTGGCGGTCGCCAAGGATTTGCAGGGTGCCAGTCGCTATGCCCACATTGGCCTGGCGGCATTGACCATCGCGACGTCCTGGGCATTTACCCAGGTGATGTTTGCCCTGCACTACGCCCACGAGTACTACGCCCACGCGGCGCGCACTGGGCATGCGGGCGATGAATCGGGAGCAGGGGGGCTGGCCTTTCCTGGCAATGAAGCGCCGGACTACGGCGACTTTTTGTATGTTGCAGCGGTCATCGGCACCTCTGGCCAAACGGCGGATGTCAGCTTCACCCGCCGCGCCATGCGCCGCATTGGGCTCTTGCACTGTGTCTTGGCCTTCTTTTTCAATACCACCTTGCTGGCACTGACCATCAACATGGCCTCGGGCTTGTTCTAG
- a CDS encoding nucleotidyltransferase family protein: MTDFACTPAMLLAAGRGERMRPLTDHCPKPLLEVRGKPLLQWHLEALARGGFSKAVVNTDWLGSKIERFFEGQTGHLRPWNVREQLWNAEQDMASNGDAVFTLAFSREGQDFGGALETAGGIARALPLLVAEPAAAKSAVFWVAAGDVFVPDFDYRQDAVARFVASDKLAHLWLVPNPAHNPRGDFGLALSQGSDAAGMALNLATDDPRPRYTYSTIGLYRAALFAPPWCAIAPGNPQGVKAPLAPLLRAAMDQGRVSAELYTGRWTDVGTPERLAQLNHV; encoded by the coding sequence ATGACCGATTTTGCGTGTACGCCCGCCATGCTGCTAGCCGCTGGACGCGGTGAGCGCATGCGACCCCTGACCGACCATTGCCCCAAGCCCTTGCTAGAGGTGCGCGGCAAGCCCTTGTTGCAGTGGCATCTGGAAGCCTTGGCCCGTGGCGGGTTCTCCAAGGCGGTGGTCAATACCGACTGGTTAGGTTCCAAAATAGAACGTTTTTTTGAGGGCCAAACAGGCCATTTGCGCCCATGGAATGTGCGTGAGCAGCTATGGAATGCAGAGCAAGACATGGCGTCGAATGGCGATGCCGTGTTCACCCTAGCGTTCTCCCGCGAGGGCCAAGACTTTGGCGGCGCGCTGGAGACGGCAGGCGGTATTGCACGCGCATTGCCGCTGCTGGTGGCCGAGCCAGCTGCAGCGAAAAGTGCTGTGTTTTGGGTGGCTGCGGGCGACGTGTTTGTGCCTGACTTTGACTACCGCCAAGACGCGGTCGCGCGCTTTGTGGCGAGTGACAAGCTTGCCCACCTCTGGTTGGTGCCCAACCCCGCGCACAACCCCCGGGGTGACTTTGGTTTGGCGCTGTCCCAGGGTTCCGACGCTGCGGGTATGGCGCTGAACCTCGCCACTGACGATCCAAGGCCCCGTTACACCTACTCCACCATAGGTCTGTACCGTGCCGCGCTGTTTGCGCCGCCCTGGTGCGCCATTGCGCCGGGCAATCCCCAGGGTGTGAAAGCGCCGCTGGCGCCCTTGCTGCGCGCTGCGATGGACCAAGGGCGGGTGAGTGCCGAGCTCTATACCGGTCGCTGGACCGATGTGGGCACGCCCGAGCGGCTGGCCCAACTCAACCACGTGTAA
- a CDS encoding aminopeptidase P N-terminal domain-containing protein: MTQTVYQRRRAALAAQLGPSGIAIIPTAPEQQRNRDSDFLFRADSYFLYLTGFTEPHATLVVRGDGSSTLFCQPKDPEREIWDGFRTGPQAAPEALGVHKAYACTELDVQLPKLLENASTVWYPFGIHKGLETRVAGWLSTVRGRSRQGALCAEAQRDVCALLDEMRLFKDAEEQATMRRAAQISAQAHVRAMQQSARMLRAGQAVHEYHLDAELLHEFRRHGSQYPAYSSIVAAGGNACVLHYRADAGAVRDGELVLIDAGCELDGYASDITRTFPANGKFTGPQRALYDLVVAAQAASIAVTRPGQRFMDPHDATVKVLSQGMLDLGLLDRKVVGTVDDVIEKRAYFQFYMHRTSHWLGLDVHDCGSYYEPSELHLATERTDAVTGAVSLHRPGRILQPGMVLTIEPGIYVRPAPGVPEAFHNIGIRIEDDALVTANGCELLSRGVPVEAEAIEALMRD, encoded by the coding sequence ATGACACAGACTGTTTACCAACGCCGCCGCGCCGCTTTGGCTGCCCAACTGGGCCCCAGCGGTATTGCCATCATTCCCACCGCGCCTGAGCAGCAGCGCAACCGCGACTCTGATTTTTTGTTCCGCGCCGACAGCTACTTTTTGTACCTCACCGGCTTTACGGAGCCCCATGCCACTTTGGTGGTGCGTGGGGATGGCAGCAGCACGCTGTTTTGCCAGCCCAAAGACCCGGAACGCGAAATCTGGGATGGCTTTCGCACCGGCCCCCAGGCGGCCCCTGAAGCTTTGGGTGTGCACAAGGCCTATGCCTGTACCGAGCTCGATGTTCAGCTCCCCAAGCTCCTGGAGAACGCCAGCACCGTGTGGTACCCGTTTGGCATCCACAAAGGCCTAGAGACCCGGGTGGCTGGGTGGCTCAGCACAGTGCGTGGCCGCTCCCGCCAAGGGGCTTTGTGTGCCGAAGCGCAGCGCGATGTGTGCGCCTTGCTCGATGAAATGCGCCTCTTCAAAGACGCCGAAGAGCAAGCCACCATGCGCCGTGCGGCGCAGATCAGCGCGCAAGCCCATGTGCGCGCCATGCAGCAGTCAGCGCGCATGCTGCGCGCAGGCCAAGCGGTGCATGAGTACCACCTGGATGCAGAGCTATTGCACGAGTTTCGCCGCCATGGCTCGCAGTACCCGGCCTACAGTTCTATCGTGGCCGCAGGGGGCAATGCCTGCGTGCTGCACTACCGGGCCGATGCAGGCGCGGTGCGGGACGGCGAGTTGGTCTTGATTGATGCAGGCTGTGAGCTTGACGGCTACGCCAGTGACATTACCCGCACCTTCCCTGCCAACGGCAAGTTCACGGGCCCTCAGCGTGCGTTGTATGACCTGGTCGTAGCCGCCCAAGCGGCCTCTATTGCGGTGACACGCCCTGGCCAGCGGTTTATGGACCCGCATGACGCCACCGTGAAGGTACTGTCGCAAGGCATGCTCGATCTGGGCCTGTTGGACCGCAAGGTGGTGGGTACGGTGGACGATGTGATCGAAAAGCGCGCCTACTTTCAGTTCTATATGCACCGCACCAGCCACTGGCTGGGTTTGGATGTGCATGACTGCGGCAGCTACTACGAACCCAGTGAGCTGCACTTGGCCACCGAGCGCACCGATGCGGTGACCGGCGCAGTGTCACTGCACCGTCCGGGGCGCATTTTGCAGCCCGGTATGGTGCTCACCATTGAGCCTGGGATCTATGTGCGGCCCGCGCCCGGCGTGCCTGAGGCTTTTCACAACATCGGCATTCGCATTGAAGACGACGCGCTGGTGACCGCCAATGGGTGCGAGTTGTTGAGCCGTGGTGTGCCTGTGGAGGCTGAGGCCATTGAAGCCTTGATGCGTGACTGA
- a CDS encoding DUF4178 domain-containing protein: protein MATETPQRAYQAPCPGCGAPVNFVSAQSTHAVCSYCQSMVVRKGDVLARIGKVAELFDDHSLLQLGASGRWKGQSFTLLGRLQYRYGEGTWTEWVAMLADGSTATLSEDNGAYVFSIPQPTQQRPIPAASAFRVGATTAINGVSYSVASNQSVALISAQGELARVPELGAAFDMVELRSADAAVLSIDYSTQPPSVALGKAATLDELTVTGLRDSSQKDEKGRQFSCPNCGAPLTLNLNTTKSLTCPSCNSIVDVSQGMGGELKHAIQDEPVQPLIALGTMGQLQGTQWQVVGFQHRMGYAPSDPDEHFGWEEYLLYNAKRGFIFLVDSTEGWSVVRPATGAPVVASNGQSATYLGTRYTLKESYSAETNYVVGEFYWQVQRGQQTSNRDYVSGKNVLSMEQSPAELTWSVGSQMDSATVAKAFKLQDKQELLKRSDVGATSSTKNPVARADFWVFVVVVVLILVLSRCSDCDPNVENCSGSGSRTSGGSFGGFSSGGGHK from the coding sequence GTGGCAACTGAGACCCCGCAACGGGCCTACCAAGCGCCCTGCCCCGGCTGTGGCGCGCCGGTGAATTTCGTCAGCGCGCAAAGCACGCATGCGGTGTGCAGCTACTGCCAAAGCATGGTGGTGCGCAAGGGTGATGTATTGGCCCGCATCGGCAAAGTGGCCGAGCTGTTTGACGACCACAGCCTCTTGCAACTGGGTGCCTCTGGCCGCTGGAAAGGCCAGTCCTTCACGCTGCTTGGGCGCTTGCAATACCGCTATGGCGAAGGCACTTGGACCGAGTGGGTGGCCATGCTGGCCGATGGCAGCACCGCCACCTTGAGCGAAGACAACGGTGCCTATGTTTTCTCCATCCCGCAACCCACGCAGCAGCGCCCGATTCCGGCCGCCAGCGCCTTTAGGGTAGGGGCCACCACCGCCATCAATGGCGTGAGCTATTCGGTGGCGTCCAACCAGTCGGTGGCCCTCATCAGCGCGCAAGGTGAGCTGGCGCGCGTGCCAGAGCTCGGTGCGGCGTTTGACATGGTGGAGCTGCGCAGTGCCGATGCCGCTGTGCTCAGCATCGACTACAGCACGCAGCCCCCCAGCGTGGCGCTGGGCAAGGCAGCCACATTGGACGAGCTCACGGTCACGGGCCTGCGCGACAGTTCGCAAAAGGATGAAAAAGGCCGCCAGTTCAGTTGCCCCAACTGCGGTGCACCGCTAACGCTGAACCTGAATACGACCAAGAGCCTGACCTGCCCCTCGTGCAACAGCATTGTGGATGTGTCGCAAGGCATGGGGGGAGAGCTCAAACACGCCATCCAAGACGAGCCCGTACAACCTTTGATTGCATTGGGCACCATGGGTCAGCTGCAAGGCACGCAGTGGCAGGTGGTGGGCTTTCAGCACCGAATGGGCTACGCGCCTAGCGACCCCGACGAGCACTTTGGCTGGGAAGAGTACCTGCTGTACAACGCCAAACGCGGCTTCATCTTTTTGGTGGACTCTACCGAAGGCTGGAGCGTGGTGCGCCCCGCCACCGGTGCGCCCGTGGTGGCCAGCAACGGACAAAGCGCCACCTACTTGGGCACGCGCTACACGCTCAAGGAAAGCTACAGCGCCGAAACCAACTACGTGGTGGGCGAGTTTTACTGGCAAGTGCAACGCGGCCAACAGACCAGCAACCGCGACTACGTGAGCGGAAAAAACGTGCTCTCCATGGAGCAGTCGCCCGCAGAACTCACCTGGTCGGTGGGCAGCCAGATGGACAGTGCCACCGTGGCCAAAGCCTTCAAACTGCAAGACAAGCAAGAGCTCCTCAAACGCAGCGATGTGGGCGCCACCAGCAGCACCAAAAACCCCGTGGCCCGGGCCGACTTTTGGGTGTTTGTGGTCGTGGTGGTGTTGATCTTGGTTCTGAGCCGCTGCTCTGACTGCGACCCCAATGTAGAGAACTGCTCTGGCTCAGG
- a CDS encoding ATP-binding protein → MRLPTLTLAHQLALLLSAFVVLAVLAVGGLSVWNLQRGFSDYLQARDEEHLTRFLGLVERRAAQDPSMQWLRGDREALRALVDEFAGRPPQGARPAPGDRPLPRDGRPPPPGPEREGPPPERPGPPRVAPPPPLAPNGSAGNFAQRLLIRDAQGRRLVGREPPAGARVSVRAIKVDGVSVGSLELTPEAQMEGVDASFLQRQYRGLALAAAITIAAALVAAVVIGGRWSRPLRALQAVTRRIAQGDFSAPQALPGAVHTGAVEIALLVADVNAMALSLAALESARRAWIAEISHELRTPLAVLRGELESIEDGARQPTPSVIGSLREEVMQLTRLVDDLHLLSVADMGQMPCHMAPGDANAALQRMAGRFETRAQQMGLVVDIVPCAQPIATQWDYGRIEQLLGNLLENSLRYTHAPGRIRIRWQASATALTLTVEDSAPGVAAVHLPKLFEPLYRVDAARGRTGQQGSGLGLSIVQAIVRAHRGSVKASASELGGLAVTLVLPLQPQRLERRKER, encoded by the coding sequence ATGCGCCTGCCCACCCTGACCCTTGCCCACCAGCTAGCGCTGCTGCTGTCGGCCTTTGTGGTGCTGGCGGTGCTGGCCGTGGGGGGCCTGAGCGTGTGGAATTTGCAGCGCGGCTTTTCGGACTACCTGCAAGCGCGCGATGAAGAACACCTCACCCGCTTTCTGGGCTTGGTGGAGCGCCGCGCCGCCCAGGACCCCAGCATGCAATGGCTGCGCGGCGACCGCGAAGCCTTGCGTGCCTTGGTGGACGAGTTTGCCGGACGTCCTCCCCAAGGCGCTAGGCCCGCCCCGGGTGACAGACCCTTGCCCCGCGACGGCCGTCCCCCACCCCCGGGGCCTGAGCGCGAAGGCCCGCCACCCGAGCGCCCCGGCCCGCCCAGAGTGGCGCCACCGCCGCCTCTAGCGCCCAACGGTAGTGCAGGCAACTTTGCCCAAAGGTTGCTCATTCGCGACGCGCAGGGCCGCCGCCTCGTGGGCCGGGAGCCCCCGGCGGGCGCACGTGTCAGTGTGCGAGCCATCAAGGTCGATGGCGTTTCCGTGGGCAGCTTGGAGTTGACGCCAGAAGCCCAGATGGAAGGCGTGGACGCCAGCTTTTTGCAGCGACAGTACCGTGGTTTGGCCTTGGCCGCAGCGATCACCATTGCGGCCGCACTGGTAGCTGCGGTCGTAATCGGCGGCCGCTGGAGCCGGCCCCTGCGGGCACTGCAGGCGGTGACCCGGCGCATTGCACAAGGCGACTTTTCAGCGCCCCAAGCGCTGCCGGGAGCGGTGCACACCGGCGCGGTCGAAATCGCGCTCTTGGTGGCCGACGTGAATGCCATGGCACTGTCCCTGGCGGCGCTGGAGTCTGCGCGACGGGCCTGGATTGCGGAGATATCCCATGAACTGCGCACGCCCTTGGCGGTGCTGCGCGGTGAGCTTGAATCGATAGAAGATGGTGCGCGCCAGCCCACGCCCAGCGTGATCGGCAGCCTGCGTGAAGAAGTCATGCAACTCACCCGCTTGGTGGACGACTTGCATTTGCTGTCGGTGGCTGACATGGGGCAGATGCCCTGCCACATGGCACCGGGCGATGCGAACGCTGCCTTGCAGCGCATGGCGGGCCGCTTTGAGACGCGCGCCCAGCAGATGGGCCTCGTCGTGGACATCGTTCCCTGCGCACAGCCCATTGCCACCCAATGGGACTATGGGCGCATCGAGCAACTCTTAGGCAACTTGCTGGAAAACAGCCTGCGCTACACCCATGCGCCGGGGCGCATCCGTATCCGCTGGCAGGCCAGTGCGACCGCGCTCACCTTGACCGTAGAAGACAGCGCGCCCGGCGTGGCCGCTGTGCATTTGCCCAAACTGTTTGAACCCTTGTACCGGGTTGACGCGGCACGCGGGCGCACCGGGCAGCAGGGCAGTGGACTGGGCCTGTCCATCGTGCAAGCCATTGTGCGGGCACACCGCGGCTCGGTGAAGGCCAGTGCATCCGAACTCGGTGGGCTCGCAGTCACCTTGGTGCTGCCCTTGCAGCCACAGCGGCTGGAACGCAGAAAGGAGCGGTGA
- a CDS encoding response regulator, whose translation MQAPILIVEDDLKIADMLDNYLRMQGYATLCCADGLQAVELVRSQAPAVVLLDVMLPSLDGVGVCAAVRAFSAVPIIMVTARVDEVDRLLGLETGADDYVCKPFSPREVVARIKALLRRTQGELLAPLPGAQPAANLGLRVDAAKRQVVWAGHALPLTQVEYRLLALLLSRPAQVFGRARLLDSLHEDQRDVSDRAIDSHIKNIRRKMEQAQVTEASIASVYGVGYRLDLGV comes from the coding sequence ATGCAAGCCCCCATTCTCATTGTGGAAGACGACCTCAAGATTGCCGACATGCTGGACAACTACCTGCGCATGCAGGGCTACGCCACCCTATGCTGCGCCGATGGCTTGCAGGCGGTGGAGCTGGTGCGCAGCCAAGCCCCCGCCGTGGTGCTGCTCGACGTGATGTTGCCCAGTTTGGATGGTGTTGGCGTGTGCGCCGCCGTGCGGGCGTTCTCAGCGGTACCCATCATCATGGTGACGGCGCGCGTGGACGAAGTGGACCGTCTCTTGGGCCTAGAGACGGGCGCTGACGACTATGTGTGCAAGCCCTTTAGCCCGCGCGAGGTGGTGGCCCGTATCAAGGCCTTGTTGCGGCGCACGCAAGGTGAGCTGCTTGCGCCCTTACCCGGTGCACAGCCAGCGGCCAATCTAGGCCTGCGGGTGGACGCTGCCAAGCGGCAGGTGGTGTGGGCGGGTCACGCCTTGCCGCTCACGCAGGTGGAGTACCGCTTGTTGGCCTTGTTGCTCTCGCGGCCCGCACAAGTATTTGGGCGCGCCCGTTTGCTCGACAGCCTGCATGAAGATCAGCGCGATGTGAGCGACCGCGCCATCGACAGCCACATCAAAAATATACGCCGCAAGATGGAGCAAGCCCAGGTCACCGAGGCCAGCATTGCCTCGGTGTATGGCGTGGGCTATCGGCTGGACTTGGGCGTCTAA
- a CDS encoding cytochrome-c peroxidase, translating to MWTQYWLSARLRRAAVWGGLVLPVVLLSCRAGPDTVSRAEVPTRAPDPVAQHALQNSARVRLGEMIFNDKNLSEPRGTACIACHGANTGLASNNGSTLGVAVGSKATSVGLRNTMSNGYASFVPAFEFVTDQGETEARGGHFWDGRAAGMEQQAWGPFLNPLEMNNPDRAAVVAKVAAAPYASLFRQEFGTQVFDNTDHAFEALGVAISDFERARLQSFSSKYDAMVRGKVEFTHAEARGMALFADPKRANCAGCHLMDPKSGKPENSLFSEFTYYATGVPRNTDIPRNADPAFFDLGLCGPERDMPALPATVPADVKPSHFCGMFRMPSLRNVAKREAYMHNGYFKGLREVVRFYATRNTDPTHWYGAAGVPNDLPAQYRGNIEHEKAPFNRKPQAGPLLTEAEINDIVAFLHTLSDGYSPALPAVTVAGVGAAPRATSP from the coding sequence ATGTGGACCCAGTATTGGCTGAGCGCACGCTTACGCCGTGCGGCTGTATGGGGTGGCTTGGTGTTACCCGTGGTGTTGCTGTCATGCCGGGCCGGGCCTGACACGGTATCGCGGGCAGAAGTTCCAACGCGTGCTCCAGACCCAGTGGCCCAACACGCGCTGCAAAACAGTGCGCGGGTGCGCTTGGGCGAGATGATTTTTAACGATAAAAACCTGTCGGAACCTCGCGGTACGGCCTGCATTGCGTGCCACGGTGCCAACACAGGCTTGGCTAGCAACAACGGTTCCACGCTGGGTGTGGCGGTGGGCAGCAAGGCCACTTCTGTGGGTTTGCGCAACACCATGTCCAACGGCTACGCCAGCTTTGTTCCGGCGTTTGAGTTCGTGACGGATCAGGGTGAGACCGAGGCCCGGGGTGGCCACTTTTGGGATGGCCGGGCCGCTGGCATGGAGCAGCAGGCTTGGGGCCCGTTTTTAAACCCGCTGGAGATGAACAACCCCGACCGCGCCGCTGTGGTCGCAAAAGTCGCAGCGGCTCCGTATGCCTCTCTTTTTCGCCAAGAATTCGGCACCCAGGTGTTTGACAACACGGACCATGCGTTTGAAGCGCTGGGCGTGGCCATCAGCGACTTTGAACGGGCCAGGCTGCAGTCCTTTAGCTCCAAGTACGACGCCATGGTGCGCGGCAAAGTGGAGTTCACCCACGCAGAAGCCCGTGGCATGGCTTTGTTCGCGGATCCTAAGCGCGCCAACTGCGCAGGCTGCCACTTGATGGACCCCAAAAGCGGTAAGCCTGAGAACTCTTTGTTCTCCGAGTTCACCTACTACGCCACGGGCGTCCCGCGCAACACCGACATTCCGCGCAATGCAGATCCTGCCTTTTTTGACTTGGGGCTGTGCGGCCCTGAGCGCGACATGCCTGCATTGCCCGCGACGGTGCCTGCGGACGTCAAGCCCAGCCATTTTTGCGGCATGTTTCGCATGCCCAGCTTGCGCAATGTGGCCAAGCGCGAGGCCTATATGCACAACGGCTACTTCAAAGGGCTGCGGGAGGTGGTGCGCTTTTACGCCACCCGCAACACCGATCCCACGCACTGGTATGGCGCTGCGGGTGTGCCCAACGACTTGCCTGCCCAGTACCGCGGCAATATCGAGCATGAAAAAGCGCCTTTCAACCGCAAGCCCCAAGCGGGCCCCTTGCTCACAGAGGCCGAGATCAATGACATCGTGGCCTTTTTGCACACCCTGAGCGACGGCTATAGCCCGGCGCTGCCCGCAGTCACGGTGGCGGGCGTCGGTGCTGCTCCACGTGCGACGTCGCCGTAG